In Arthrobacter sp. StoSoilB5, one genomic interval encodes:
- a CDS encoding galactosyltransferase-related protein: MQSFDEDESARQDDCELIAAAAITAVDINAPAQSLPRWKQAELLYEAARIAVSEVLPGDPSWSTLQNLDAPQSRALYRTAVMSLELSKANVNGKTRELAERVREGARLIYFTSPFTFSIQTATKDKVVSGPQIRVVVPFRDDSTRQSRFQNLITLVDRLNQQTLRKQIRIVVVEGDISERHEDLLSCLVDEYVYVQHSGPFNKSMLVNRGVASSNGDEDILILDGDLYLPDNFIELIVHARQEEGRNFVPGNRGLFLDSKSSDDLRNHDTPDAVIELSGYALADPRGLCVATNVRDFRAIGGFDESFIGWGGEDRDFHMRLNAARCVGRLRGDLFHLAHQRPDMNPYTDSLA; encoded by the coding sequence ATGCAAAGCTTCGATGAGGATGAGTCCGCTAGACAAGACGACTGTGAGTTGATAGCCGCAGCCGCAATAACGGCTGTTGACATCAACGCGCCTGCCCAAAGTCTTCCGCGCTGGAAACAGGCAGAGCTGCTTTACGAAGCTGCTCGTATTGCGGTGTCCGAGGTACTGCCTGGCGACCCTTCTTGGTCAACCCTGCAAAATCTGGACGCCCCTCAATCGCGAGCCCTGTACAGAACCGCTGTCATGTCGCTCGAGCTGAGCAAAGCGAATGTGAACGGTAAAACTCGGGAACTTGCTGAGCGCGTGCGTGAAGGCGCAAGGCTCATCTACTTCACTAGTCCCTTTACCTTTTCGATCCAGACGGCGACCAAAGACAAGGTAGTCTCAGGACCTCAGATTCGCGTCGTAGTGCCATTTCGAGACGATTCAACGCGGCAATCTCGGTTTCAGAATCTGATCACACTCGTCGACCGTCTGAATCAACAAACCTTACGGAAACAAATTCGAATCGTGGTCGTGGAAGGCGACATCTCTGAGCGTCACGAGGACTTGCTTTCATGCCTGGTCGATGAATATGTATACGTTCAACATTCGGGTCCGTTCAACAAATCGATGCTCGTAAATCGGGGTGTTGCATCATCCAACGGTGACGAGGATATTCTGATTCTCGACGGCGATCTCTATCTGCCTGACAACTTTATTGAGCTAATCGTCCACGCTCGGCAAGAGGAGGGGAGGAACTTCGTGCCGGGAAACAGAGGGCTTTTTCTCGACAGCAAGTCCTCCGATGATCTGCGCAATCACGACACACCCGACGCCGTCATCGAGCTTTCCGGCTATGCACTAGCGGATCCTCGAGGTCTTTGCGTCGCTACCAACGTTAGAGACTTCCGAGCCATTGGCGGCTTTGATGAATCGTTTATTGGCTGGGGAGGGGAAGATCGGGACTTTCACATGAGGCTGAATGCGGCGAGATGTGTTGGTCGGCTCAGGGGTGATTTGTTTCACTTGGCTCATCAGCGTCCCGACATGAATCCGTACACAGACTCACTCGCCTGA
- a CDS encoding IS481 family transposase — MSHSNAILTPAGRLKLARCVVDAHLPLRRAAERFNVSVPTAARWAGRYVEFGEAGMLDRPSRPLSCPHRSSVRIEHRVVGLRTSKRWGPARIAYHLHLNISTVHRILHRYHCPPLRFTDRATGIRIRRERARRYEYAWPGEMIHVDVKKLGRIPDGGGHRSLGRVAGEANSRARNLAEGARTNRGLRRGYTFIHHAVDDHSRYVYSEIRADETKETAAAFMRNAIAAFAAHGVKIQRVLTDNGSCYRSRLFAQTLTEAGIRHKRTRPYRPQTNGKVERFNRILLEEWAYAQTYTSEAERQACYPSFIEHYNQRRPHTALKGASPISRVTNQPG, encoded by the coding sequence GTGTCCCACTCTAACGCGATCCTTACCCCTGCCGGTCGTCTGAAACTCGCCCGGTGCGTGGTGGATGCTCACTTGCCGTTGCGCCGCGCCGCCGAACGATTCAATGTCTCCGTGCCGACCGCGGCCCGCTGGGCGGGACGCTATGTCGAGTTCGGGGAAGCCGGCATGCTGGATCGTCCCAGCCGACCACTGAGCTGCCCGCACCGCAGCTCAGTGCGGATAGAACATCGCGTCGTGGGCCTTCGGACGTCCAAGCGCTGGGGACCGGCCAGGATCGCTTACCACCTGCACTTGAACATCTCCACGGTCCATCGGATCCTGCACCGCTATCACTGCCCACCCCTGCGTTTCACGGACCGTGCCACCGGGATCAGGATCCGCCGAGAACGCGCCCGCCGCTATGAATACGCCTGGCCCGGGGAAATGATCCACGTCGATGTGAAGAAGCTCGGCAGGATCCCCGATGGCGGCGGCCATAGGAGCCTTGGCCGGGTGGCCGGGGAAGCGAACTCCCGGGCCCGGAATCTGGCTGAAGGCGCCCGCACGAACAGAGGCCTGCGCCGTGGGTACACGTTCATCCACCATGCCGTCGATGACCACTCCCGCTACGTCTACTCAGAGATCCGCGCCGATGAGACCAAGGAAACCGCCGCCGCTTTCATGCGTAACGCGATCGCCGCGTTCGCAGCCCACGGGGTGAAGATACAGCGCGTGCTCACCGATAACGGCTCCTGCTACCGGTCTCGACTCTTTGCCCAGACCTTGACGGAGGCAGGTATCCGACACAAACGCACCAGACCCTACCGGCCCCAGACCAACGGCAAAGTAGAACGCTTCAACCGCATCCTTCTAGAAGAATGGGCTTACGCCCAGACCTACACCTCAGAAGCCGAACGCCAAGCCTGCTACCCGAGCTTCATCGAGCACTACAATCAACGCAGGCCACACACTGCACTCAAAGGCGCCTCACCCATCAGCCGCGTCACCAACCAACCGGGTTAG
- a CDS encoding type 1 glutamine amidotransferase domain-containing protein, with the protein MSEHSITGKKVAFLLTDGVEQVELTSPWQAVKDAGGQPTLVALSKGKLQGFNGVEKGDTFDVDLAVADANASDFDALVLPGGVVNADHLRVDKDAQNFTRAFFEQHKPVASICHGPWILIDAGVIKGRNVTSYHTLQTDIRNAGANWTDEEVVVDQGLVTSRNPDDLPAFNRKVVEEISEGQHAGQTA; encoded by the coding sequence ATGTCAGAACACAGCATCACAGGCAAGAAGGTCGCATTCCTTCTGACGGACGGCGTGGAGCAGGTCGAACTCACCAGCCCCTGGCAAGCCGTGAAGGACGCTGGGGGCCAGCCAACGCTCGTGGCACTTTCGAAGGGAAAGCTGCAGGGATTCAACGGCGTGGAGAAGGGTGACACCTTCGACGTCGACCTTGCAGTCGCCGACGCCAATGCATCGGACTTTGACGCCCTGGTACTCCCCGGCGGCGTGGTAAACGCCGATCACCTCCGCGTGGACAAGGATGCGCAGAACTTCACGCGCGCCTTCTTCGAGCAACACAAGCCGGTGGCCTCGATCTGCCACGGACCGTGGATCCTCATCGACGCGGGCGTCATCAAGGGCCGCAACGTCACCTCCTATCACACGCTCCAAACCGACATAAGGAACGCTGGCGCCAACTGGACCGATGAAGAAGTCGTGGTGGACCAAGGCCTCGTCACCAGCCGGAATCCGGACGACCTCCCGGCGTTCAACCGCAAGGTAGTAGAGGAAATCTCCGAGGGCCAACACGCTGGCCAGACCGCCTAG
- a CDS encoding solute carrier family 23 protein — protein MTLLGTKWKLHGNGKSIRPGHVVAPEERLAWPLTIGVGMQHVVAMFGATFLVPIITGMPPATTLFFSGIGTLLFLVITKGRVPSYLGSSFAFIAPILASQQQYGVPGALGGVVLAGVVLALIGAIVQKFGAEWINRLMPPIVTGAIVALIGLNLAPAAKNNFDAAPVTALITLVTIMLVSVLFRGILGRLSILVGVVVGYLVAMMRGEVDYAKMDAAAWVGLPQFQTPEFHLGVVGLFVPVVLVLVAENIGHVKSVAAMTGQNLDGVSGRALMADGAATVLAGFGGGSGTTTYAENIGVMAATKVYSTAAYWVAGIFAILLSFSPKFGELIATVPPGVLGGAATMLYGMIGVLGVKIWVQNKVNFSNPVNLTTAAVALIIGIADYTWTIGELKFTGIALGSAAALVIYHGMKSLARWRGTVAEPETETTGLPPAVKSAMNAAAKRGKKK, from the coding sequence ATGACTCTGCTCGGCACCAAATGGAAGCTTCATGGCAACGGAAAGTCCATCCGGCCCGGCCACGTGGTGGCACCCGAGGAGCGGCTGGCCTGGCCCCTGACCATCGGCGTGGGCATGCAGCACGTCGTGGCGATGTTCGGCGCGACCTTCCTGGTCCCGATCATCACCGGCATGCCGCCGGCTACCACCCTGTTCTTCTCTGGTATCGGCACGCTGCTGTTCCTCGTCATCACCAAGGGCCGCGTGCCCAGCTACCTGGGTTCGAGCTTCGCCTTCATCGCGCCGATCCTGGCGTCGCAGCAGCAGTACGGCGTTCCTGGCGCGCTGGGCGGCGTGGTGCTGGCCGGCGTCGTACTGGCGCTTATTGGTGCGATCGTCCAGAAGTTCGGCGCCGAATGGATCAACCGGCTCATGCCGCCGATCGTCACCGGCGCGATTGTGGCGCTGATCGGCCTCAACTTGGCGCCGGCCGCGAAGAACAACTTCGACGCCGCTCCCGTCACCGCGCTGATCACCCTGGTCACGATCATGTTGGTCAGCGTGCTGTTCCGCGGAATCCTGGGGCGCCTGAGCATCCTGGTGGGCGTTGTGGTGGGGTATCTCGTGGCGATGATGCGCGGCGAGGTGGACTACGCGAAGATGGACGCCGCCGCGTGGGTAGGTCTTCCGCAGTTCCAGACGCCCGAATTCCACTTGGGCGTCGTGGGCCTGTTCGTCCCGGTGGTGCTGGTCCTCGTGGCCGAGAACATTGGGCACGTGAAGTCCGTGGCCGCGATGACCGGTCAAAACCTCGACGGCGTCTCCGGCCGCGCGCTGATGGCCGACGGCGCCGCAACGGTACTTGCCGGTTTCGGCGGCGGTTCCGGTACTACGACTTACGCGGAGAACATTGGCGTCATGGCCGCCACCAAGGTCTACTCGACGGCGGCCTACTGGGTGGCCGGTATCTTCGCCATCCTGCTGAGCTTCTCCCCGAAATTCGGCGAACTCATCGCGACCGTCCCACCCGGCGTCCTGGGCGGCGCCGCGACCATGCTCTACGGCATGATCGGCGTGCTCGGCGTGAAGATCTGGGTTCAGAACAAGGTCAACTTCTCCAACCCGGTCAACCTGACCACGGCCGCTGTGGCTTTGATTATTGGCATTGCCGATTACACGTGGACCATTGGGGAGCTGAAGTTCACCGGCATCGCTCTTGGTTCCGCGGCTGCACTTGTGATCTACCACGGCATGAAGAGCCTGGCCCGTTGGCGCGGGACCGTCGCAGAGCCGGAAACCGAGACGACGGGGCTGCCGCCTGCGGTGAAGTCGGCGATGAATGCTGCGGCGAAGCGGGGGAAAAAGAAGTAG
- a CDS encoding malonic semialdehyde reductase: MTIAHEEAVIDAAAVDAIFAEARTANSFAGEVTDEQARAIYELTKFGPTAFNSQPLRVTYVRSDEARAKLVDALSKGNQAKTASAPLVAILSYDTAWHEQWDKFLPVYAAPKAMYDADPAFTATTGNNNAHLQAGYFILAVRSLGFAAGPMTGADFSAIDAEFFPEGDQKSFLVVNIGQPGPDAWGEAKPKFAYEDVVRTV, from the coding sequence ATGACGATCGCCCACGAAGAAGCAGTCATTGACGCCGCAGCAGTCGACGCCATTTTTGCCGAAGCCCGTACCGCGAACAGCTTTGCCGGTGAGGTCACCGACGAGCAGGCCCGCGCCATCTACGAGCTCACCAAGTTCGGCCCCACCGCCTTCAACTCCCAGCCCCTCCGCGTGACCTACGTCCGCTCGGATGAGGCACGCGCCAAGCTGGTCGACGCCCTCTCCAAGGGCAACCAGGCCAAGACCGCCTCCGCCCCGCTGGTCGCCATCCTGTCCTACGACACCGCGTGGCATGAGCAGTGGGACAAGTTCCTTCCCGTCTACGCCGCCCCCAAGGCCATGTACGACGCCGACCCCGCCTTCACCGCCACCACGGGCAACAACAACGCCCACCTGCAGGCCGGCTATTTCATCCTCGCCGTCCGCTCACTCGGTTTCGCCGCTGGCCCGATGACCGGCGCCGACTTCTCCGCGATCGACGCCGAATTCTTCCCCGAGGGTGACCAGAAGAGCTTCCTCGTCGTCAACATTGGCCAGCCCGGCCCGGACGCCTGGGGCGAAGCAAAGCCGAAGTTCGCCTACGAGGACGTTGTCCGCACGGTCTAG
- a CDS encoding 2'-5' RNA ligase family protein, whose product MRNLIWVAFTEPVRPGLVFPRSDWPLHITLLRFDVGTDVSADVADVLADLAEAPVQGALGTQLIIGEEAGFGHMGSIPVSLVEQNPLLQGLHEELFDAVVSVGGRIATPNYVLERYRPHISHHDGKRPKPGDVVVLDQVALVDMAPEGNHTIRRILRLWTQDAAEAEDTQSA is encoded by the coding sequence ATGCGGAACCTCATCTGGGTGGCGTTTACGGAGCCAGTACGGCCAGGGCTGGTGTTTCCGCGCAGCGACTGGCCGCTTCACATCACGTTGTTAAGGTTCGACGTCGGAACTGACGTGAGTGCCGACGTCGCCGATGTCCTCGCGGACTTGGCCGAGGCGCCGGTCCAGGGAGCCCTCGGAACGCAACTGATCATTGGCGAAGAAGCAGGCTTCGGCCATATGGGGTCCATCCCGGTGAGCCTGGTGGAACAAAATCCGCTGCTCCAAGGCCTGCACGAGGAACTCTTCGACGCCGTGGTCAGCGTGGGCGGGCGCATTGCTACGCCGAACTACGTCCTCGAACGCTACCGGCCGCACATCTCTCATCACGACGGCAAGCGCCCAAAGCCGGGAGACGTCGTCGTGCTTGACCAGGTTGCGCTGGTGGACATGGCGCCGGAAGGCAACCACACCATCCGGCGCATCCTCAGGCTCTGGACCCAGGACGCTGCAGAGGCTGAGGACACGCAATCTGCTTGA
- the pgm gene encoding phosphoglucomutase (alpha-D-glucose-1,6-bisphosphate-dependent) yields MASRAGTVALPQDLVDITALLDAYFDVTPDLGDPAQRVAFGTSGHRGSSLKSSFNEPHILAITQAIVEYRGRQGITGPLFIGRDTHALSEPAQNSALEVLAANGVTVLVDARHGYTPTPALSHAILKYNREAAPGTPQADGIVVTPSHNPPGDGGFKYNPPHGGPADTDATGWIADRANQLLENGLRGVKRIPLNDALNADTTGKFDFLSSYVDDLPSVLDLDAIRNAGVRIGADPMGGASVDYWGEIGERHQLNLTVVNPTVDPQWAFMTLDWDEKIRMDCSSPSAMASLIKRMASSDGGRSAYDVATGNDADADRHGIVTPDGGLMNPNHYLAVAIDYLYRNRSGWNPESVVGKTLVSSSIIDRVAAGLGRKLVEVPVGFKWFVPGLLSGEGAFGGEESAGASFNKRDGSVWTTDKDGILLALLASEITAVTGKSPSQLYKGLTDKFGAPVYARIDAAATREQKAKLGKLSASDVTATTLAGEDITAKLTEAPGNGASIGGLKVVTENAWFAARPSGTEDVYKIYAESFKGAEHLAKVQEEAKALVDGVIA; encoded by the coding sequence ATGGCTAGCCGAGCGGGCACAGTTGCCCTTCCCCAGGACCTTGTTGACATCACAGCCCTGCTGGACGCGTACTTCGACGTCACTCCGGATTTGGGCGATCCCGCGCAACGCGTGGCGTTTGGAACGTCAGGACACCGCGGATCCAGCTTGAAGTCGTCGTTCAACGAGCCCCACATCCTCGCGATCACGCAGGCAATCGTTGAATACCGCGGCCGCCAGGGCATCACCGGACCGCTCTTTATAGGGCGTGATACCCACGCCCTGAGCGAGCCCGCGCAGAACTCCGCGCTGGAGGTCCTCGCGGCCAACGGCGTCACCGTGTTGGTAGATGCCCGCCACGGCTATACGCCCACTCCTGCCCTGAGCCACGCGATCCTCAAGTACAACCGCGAAGCCGCGCCGGGGACGCCCCAAGCCGACGGCATTGTGGTCACCCCCAGCCACAACCCGCCCGGCGATGGTGGCTTCAAATACAACCCGCCGCATGGCGGCCCTGCCGACACCGACGCCACCGGCTGGATTGCCGACCGCGCCAACCAGCTTCTCGAAAACGGCCTTCGCGGCGTCAAGCGAATTCCGTTGAACGATGCTTTGAACGCGGACACCACCGGAAAGTTCGACTTCCTCAGCAGCTACGTTGACGATCTCCCGTCCGTCCTGGACCTCGACGCGATCCGCAACGCGGGCGTCCGTATCGGCGCCGATCCAATGGGCGGCGCGTCCGTTGACTACTGGGGTGAGATCGGCGAGCGGCACCAGCTCAACCTGACGGTGGTGAACCCCACGGTCGATCCTCAGTGGGCCTTCATGACCCTCGACTGGGACGAGAAGATCCGTATGGATTGCTCGTCGCCGTCGGCTATGGCGTCGCTCATCAAGCGCATGGCTTCCTCGGACGGTGGCCGCTCGGCTTACGATGTCGCCACGGGTAACGACGCCGACGCCGACCGCCATGGCATTGTCACGCCGGATGGTGGTCTCATGAACCCGAACCATTACTTGGCCGTAGCCATTGACTACCTGTACCGCAACCGCAGTGGCTGGAATCCCGAGTCCGTCGTGGGCAAGACACTGGTTTCGTCCTCGATCATCGACCGCGTTGCTGCCGGACTTGGGCGCAAACTGGTTGAGGTTCCTGTTGGCTTCAAGTGGTTCGTTCCCGGCCTGCTGTCCGGCGAGGGTGCCTTCGGTGGCGAAGAGTCTGCCGGCGCCTCCTTCAACAAGCGCGATGGCAGCGTCTGGACCACGGACAAGGACGGCATCCTGCTTGCCCTGTTGGCCTCGGAGATCACGGCCGTCACCGGCAAGTCTCCGTCGCAGTTGTACAAGGGGCTGACGGATAAGTTCGGCGCGCCGGTCTACGCCCGAATCGATGCCGCTGCCACGCGCGAGCAGAAGGCCAAGCTGGGCAAGCTCTCGGCATCCGACGTCACCGCCACCACCCTGGCCGGCGAGGACATCACTGCCAAACTCACGGAAGCCCCAGGCAACGGAGCTTCGATCGGCGGTTTGAAGGTTGTCACCGAGAACGCCTGGTTCGCGGCCCGCCCCTCCGGCACCGAGGACGTTTACAAGATCTATGCCGAGTCCTTCAAGGGCGCCGAGCACCTTGCCAAGGTGCAGGAGGAAGCCAAGGCGCTGGTGGATGGGGTAATTGCTTAA
- a CDS encoding DUF4190 domain-containing protein has product MSDQPSKGNEDKPAGYEPPQYIPPAEFSAPEPSSPTQPLPPYDQNAYTQNAQGQDDFYTQPVPPASQGGPSQGTSSQSAYTPGDYSQPSPSPYGQPPSPYNQSQYNQGQYNQGPYQQQPYQQQPYGQQNPYGQPAYYAMPTQPKGLSIASMCCGIATFIGFGFFILPQIAAVILGHLALNREPAGKGMAIAGLIMGYVGVAITVVVLIFFFAAIGASTSYRY; this is encoded by the coding sequence ATGTCAGACCAACCATCCAAGGGCAACGAGGACAAACCGGCGGGCTACGAACCACCGCAGTACATCCCACCCGCCGAATTCAGCGCGCCGGAGCCGAGCTCACCCACCCAGCCGCTTCCGCCGTACGACCAGAATGCGTACACGCAGAACGCCCAAGGCCAGGACGACTTCTACACGCAGCCGGTCCCACCAGCCAGCCAGGGTGGTCCGAGCCAGGGCACATCCAGCCAGAGCGCGTACACGCCCGGTGACTACAGCCAGCCGAGCCCATCGCCCTACGGCCAGCCGCCGAGCCCTTATAACCAGAGCCAATACAACCAAGGCCAATACAACCAGGGCCCGTACCAGCAGCAGCCCTACCAGCAGCAGCCCTATGGCCAGCAGAACCCCTACGGCCAGCCCGCCTATTACGCCATGCCCACCCAGCCCAAGGGCTTGAGCATTGCGAGCATGTGCTGCGGCATTGCAACATTCATTGGCTTCGGGTTCTTCATCCTGCCGCAGATCGCAGCTGTCATCCTGGGCCACCTTGCCCTCAACCGCGAACCCGCAGGCAAGGGCATGGCGATTGCTGGCCTGATCATGGGTTACGTCGGCGTGGCGATCACGGTGGTGGTCCTGATCTTCTTCTTTGCCGCGATCGGCGCCTCCACCAGCTACCGCTACTAG
- a CDS encoding peptide MFS transporter gives MPAVNASIEEMSTPLTTATSQKPSGDTSFFGHPKMLASLFSVEMWERFSFYGMQGILLYYMYFTAEQGGLSIDKGLAAGLVGAYGGGVYLSTILGAWLADRIFGSEKVLFGSALMIMAGHIALALLPGIPGLIAGLVLVGIGSGGLKANATALVGSLYGEKNERRDAGFSIFYMGINIGGLIGPLVTGWLQESNGFHWGFGAAAVGMAIGLVIYSLGRNKLPEEAHRVPNPLPAAERTRYGLIFLGILAIIGVLLGTGIVNADNLARSMAYAAIGASVIYLFLIFRSPKVTGLERKRVLAFIPLYIASAAFWALFQQQFTFIAVYSEEKLDRNLFGWEMPAAWVQSINPVFIIIFAGVMAALWTKLGSKQPSSPLKFSAGLLIMGLAFLCFIPLAGEGKTPLLALVGILFLFTLAELFLSPIGLSVSTKLAPQAFHTQMVALFFLSVSLGTTLAGILAGLYNPDDELPYFLGIGGVAVVLAVALAAGSPAIKKLMGGVR, from the coding sequence ATGCCCGCAGTCAATGCCAGCATTGAGGAAATGAGCACACCTCTAACCACGGCTACGTCCCAAAAACCATCGGGCGATACCTCATTCTTCGGCCACCCAAAGATGCTGGCCAGCCTCTTCTCCGTAGAGATGTGGGAGCGATTCTCCTTCTACGGCATGCAAGGCATCCTGCTTTACTACATGTACTTCACCGCCGAGCAGGGCGGGTTGTCAATCGACAAGGGCCTCGCCGCCGGCTTGGTTGGCGCTTATGGTGGCGGCGTCTACCTGTCCACGATCCTGGGCGCATGGCTCGCAGACCGGATCTTCGGTTCCGAAAAGGTCCTCTTCGGCTCGGCCCTCATGATCATGGCCGGCCATATCGCCCTTGCCCTCCTGCCTGGCATTCCCGGACTGATCGCCGGCCTTGTGCTCGTGGGCATCGGATCCGGCGGCCTGAAAGCCAATGCCACCGCGCTGGTCGGCAGCCTGTACGGCGAGAAGAATGAACGCCGCGACGCCGGCTTCTCCATCTTCTACATGGGCATCAACATCGGCGGACTCATCGGCCCGCTGGTCACGGGCTGGCTCCAGGAGAGCAACGGCTTCCACTGGGGCTTCGGCGCAGCAGCCGTGGGCATGGCGATCGGCCTTGTCATCTACTCGCTCGGCCGCAACAAGCTCCCCGAGGAAGCGCACCGCGTTCCCAACCCGCTCCCGGCCGCCGAACGCACACGGTACGGGCTGATCTTCCTGGGCATCCTCGCGATCATAGGAGTGCTGCTGGGCACGGGGATCGTGAATGCCGATAACCTTGCCCGCAGCATGGCTTACGCTGCCATCGGCGCCTCGGTGATCTACCTTTTCCTGATCTTCCGCAGCCCCAAGGTCACGGGCCTGGAGCGCAAACGTGTGCTCGCGTTCATCCCGCTGTACATTGCGTCGGCCGCGTTCTGGGCCCTGTTCCAGCAGCAGTTCACGTTCATTGCCGTGTACTCCGAGGAGAAGCTGGACCGCAACCTGTTCGGTTGGGAAATGCCGGCGGCCTGGGTCCAGTCCATCAACCCGGTGTTCATCATCATCTTCGCCGGTGTCATGGCTGCCCTGTGGACCAAGCTGGGCTCCAAGCAGCCGAGTTCCCCGCTGAAGTTCTCGGCGGGCCTGCTTATCATGGGCCTCGCCTTCCTCTGCTTCATCCCGCTGGCTGGCGAGGGCAAGACCCCCCTGCTGGCACTGGTGGGCATCCTGTTCCTCTTTACCCTGGCGGAACTCTTCCTTTCCCCGATAGGTCTGTCCGTGAGCACCAAGCTCGCTCCGCAGGCATTCCACACCCAGATGGTGGCGCTGTTCTTCCTGTCCGTCTCCCTGGGCACCACCCTGGCCGGCATCCTCGCCGGCCTTTACAACCCCGACGACGAACTCCCGTACTTCCTGGGCATCGGCGGCGTGGCAGTGGTATTGGCTGTGGCCCTGGCTGCTGGATCCCCGGCGATCAAGAAGTTGATGGGCGGCGTGCGGTAG
- a CDS encoding amidase yields the protein MVDPSPAKLQQLTAVQLRDALASGELSAREATAHFLSVIEARNKHLGAFVTVTAEQAMDGAKAADNLHAQLSRTHRLSELPLLHGMPLAFKDLTDVAGIPTTHGSAALEHKPAPEDGALAATLKGQGAISLGKTQVPEFGLTAYSENRIAPPSRNPHSLSRSSGGSSGGSAAAVAAGMVPFAPGTDGGGSIRIPAGACGLVGLKPGRGVVPSGASAGDAAKLVVAGPLARTAADAALLMDALVPQEQAPDGGYLANVGHAPLPLKVGVSLDSPWAGVFPFDVEQEAMDSLARGILLLEEAGHRVAEAEIRYDNRYPDAFTAAWTAGVGSARIAPQREALLTPLTRVFRRRAQQRSALKVNEALGFLRQFEHDTIAQYAEWDVILMPTLAQTPQPIGWFTGGGHSGEPWPSEWAGDADEDYKRQCEYAPWSSMVNVCGLPAISIPVHVTASGLPMGIQVIGKPGSELQLLQLAAVLESFK from the coding sequence TTGGTTGATCCTTCCCCGGCAAAGCTGCAGCAGCTCACCGCGGTGCAGCTTCGCGACGCCCTCGCATCCGGTGAGCTCTCGGCGAGGGAGGCCACCGCACATTTCCTCTCCGTCATCGAGGCACGCAACAAACACTTAGGTGCGTTTGTCACGGTCACGGCCGAACAGGCAATGGACGGTGCCAAGGCTGCGGACAACCTGCACGCGCAACTCTCCCGCACACACCGCCTTTCCGAATTGCCCCTCCTGCACGGCATGCCCCTTGCCTTCAAGGACCTCACGGACGTGGCCGGCATTCCCACCACCCATGGCAGCGCTGCCCTGGAGCACAAGCCAGCGCCGGAGGATGGCGCCCTCGCAGCCACCTTGAAAGGCCAAGGCGCAATCTCGCTGGGCAAAACGCAGGTTCCGGAGTTCGGGCTCACCGCGTACAGCGAAAACCGCATCGCACCGCCGTCGCGCAATCCGCATTCCTTAAGTCGAAGTTCCGGCGGTTCGTCAGGCGGAAGCGCTGCCGCGGTGGCGGCTGGCATGGTTCCTTTCGCTCCCGGGACCGACGGCGGCGGGTCCATCCGCATTCCTGCCGGGGCCTGTGGGCTGGTGGGGCTCAAGCCAGGCCGGGGCGTAGTGCCGTCCGGGGCAAGTGCTGGGGATGCTGCAAAATTGGTGGTCGCCGGACCACTTGCGCGCACGGCTGCGGACGCGGCGCTGCTTATGGACGCGCTGGTCCCGCAGGAACAAGCGCCCGACGGCGGTTACCTCGCCAACGTTGGCCACGCGCCGCTGCCCCTCAAAGTGGGCGTGAGCCTGGATAGCCCATGGGCCGGAGTGTTTCCTTTCGACGTGGAGCAGGAAGCAATGGACTCCCTGGCCCGGGGAATCCTGCTGCTTGAGGAGGCCGGCCACCGCGTCGCGGAAGCGGAGATCCGGTACGACAACCGCTACCCCGATGCGTTCACCGCTGCCTGGACGGCCGGCGTCGGGAGTGCCCGGATAGCACCCCAGCGGGAGGCGCTGCTGACGCCGCTGACCCGCGTATTCCGGCGTCGGGCGCAACAACGCAGCGCGTTGAAAGTGAATGAAGCCCTGGGTTTCCTGCGGCAGTTCGAGCACGACACGATCGCGCAATACGCGGAGTGGGACGTCATCCTCATGCCCACGCTGGCGCAGACACCGCAGCCGATCGGTTGGTTCACCGGCGGCGGCCACAGTGGCGAGCCGTGGCCCAGCGAGTGGGCCGGTGACGCGGACGAAGACTACAAAAGGCAGTGCGAGTACGCGCCGTGGTCCTCCATGGTCAATGTGTGTGGGTTGCCGGCCATCAGCATTCCCGTCCACGTGACAGCGAGCGGCCTGCCGATGGGCATTCAGGTGATCGGCAAACCGGGCTCTGAGCTGCAGCTTCTTCAACTCGCGGCGGTTCTGGAGTCCTTTAAGTAG